The DNA window AATTCATCAGGGATGCCCTCAACCTGTGCCTGCTGTTGGCTCTCCCCCTGTCCGACAAAAACGAGTTTTTTCGCGTCGGCGTTATATTGTAGATGCTGATTGAAGACTTCTCCCGTTTTCGAGTTTACCATACCTTCCACAAGGACCTGTTTACCCTCCAGCAGTTCAGTTTTTTGCTCCGGACTGAGTTTCACACCACCAAATTTTTCACTGATCTTGATCAGATCTACTGGAAAGGACACAACCTCATTGGTTAATTTGTCAATACTGATGAGAGCCTTCACCTTCGAGCCGTCGGAATAATTTGTAAGTTCCGCAACGCGCCCCATGTTTCCTGTTTTCTTTAAATTATCCCGATCTTCAGCTGTAAAAGAATGGCCATAAAACTGATTTTTAAGATCTGGTTCCACTCGGACTCCATGAGCCATCACGACAACTTTGTCCTGTACTTTACGTAATGAGAGGCGTGCATCTCCTTTCATCACAACACCATCAAAATTCCCTTCAATTCGGTAAATCCCATCAGATTTGTATCCTTTCAGCAGTTTCTCAAGTTGTCCGTTTTTTTCAAGCAGTTCACGATTTAAATTCAGTTTTTCAAGTGATGTCCAGTCGATCTCCTGAGCATTGTACTTTTGAGGTCTACTCTCTGTTGTAGGTGCTGTGCCCTCCGATGTTTGATTTGTTTCCATATTTTTATTATTTAACTTATTGTCATATTTGATTTCAAGTGCATCAAGAAGCTTATTACCCTCGGGAGTGGGATGGTCAATGGCTTTCTGTAGCTTCTTAGCAACTTCATTCAGATTAATTTCAGGTGACCTGAAAAACCGGAAGGATAATGGATCATTGAGCCGGCGCCAGAAGTTCGAAAAGAAATTGCTTATAGCGTCCCCCTTATCCACACGCATAAAATCCAGAAGATTTGACTTCTTAGGTGTAGAGGTTTGCAGATTCCCTTCCTCATCCACACCCTTTACCGCCTCGATACGATTCTTTTTTTTATCAAGTACTAAAAGAATATCGGAAAGAGCTTCAAGTACTTGCTGCG is part of the Chryseobacterium camelliae genome and encodes:
- a CDS encoding DUF4099 domain-containing protein, which codes for MNEQTISKENQPQQVLEALSDILLVLDKKKNRIEAVKGVDEEGNLQTSTPKKSNLLDFMRVDKGDAISNFFSNFWRRLNDPLSFRFFRSPEINLNEVAKKLQKAIDHPTPEGNKLLDALEIKYDNKLNNKNMETNQTSEGTAPTTESRPQKYNAQEIDWTSLEKLNLNRELLEKNGQLEKLLKGYKSDGIYRIEGNFDGVVMKGDARLSLRKVQDKVVVMAHGVRVEPDLKNQFYGHSFTAEDRDNLKKTGNMGRVAELTNYSDGSKVKALISIDKLTNEVVSFPVDLIKISEKFGGVKLSPEQKTELLEGKQVLVEGMVNSKTGEVFNQHLQYNADAKKLVFVGQGESQQQAQVEGIPDEFRGKVLDEKEKKLLQDGEVIHVKDIVNKEGTKLYSGYVWQNKESGRLEFDFDHPNQEKSQKQTEIHKQGQGQEKEGTSTNKNAVQNGTVKKENTRKQKMN